The proteins below are encoded in one region of Triticum aestivum cultivar Chinese Spring chromosome 1B, IWGSC CS RefSeq v2.1, whole genome shotgun sequence:
- the LOC123098706 gene encoding uncharacterized protein, whose protein sequence is MAKTRVLRCAVLVVCVLLVLSSASAAAEAAGRQRGHGREATAPAAMAMATGRFVRKVLREEMVQADGHGDIGQSKRTSPGGPDPQHH, encoded by the coding sequence ATGGCCAAGACTCGCGTGCTCCGCTGTGCGGTGCTGGTGGTGTGCGTCCTCCTGGTTCTCTCGTCCGCATCTGCCGCGGCCGAGGCAGCTGGTCGGCAAAGGGGTCATGGGAGAGAGGCCACGGCGCCGGCGGCGATGGCAATGGCGACAGGGCGTTTCGTCAGGAAGGTGCTGCGGGAGGAGATGGTTCAGGCAGACGGCCATGGCGACATTGGCCAGTCCAAGAGGACCAGCCCCGGCGGCCCAGACCCGCAGCATCATTAG
- the LOC123098697 gene encoding uncharacterized protein — protein sequence MASACVLRGTVLVVCVLLVLSSASAAREAAGRQRAHGREATAPAAMAMARGRFVMKVLREEMVQADGQGDIGQSKRTSPGGPDPQHH from the coding sequence ATGGCCAGCGCTTGCGTGCTCCGTGGTACGGTGCTTGTGGTGTGCGTCCTCCTGGTTCTCTCGTCCGCATCTGCGGCACGCGAGGCGGCCGGCCGCCAAAGAGCTCATGGGAGAGAGGCCACGGCGCCGGCGGCAATGGCAATGGCGAGAGGGCGTTTCGTCATGAAGGTGCTGCGGGAGGAGATGGTCCAGGCGGACGGCCAGGGCGACATTGGGCAGTCAAAGAGGACCAGCCCCGGCGGCCCAGACCCGCAGCATCATTAG